Proteins found in one Pyrus communis chromosome 15, drPyrComm1.1, whole genome shotgun sequence genomic segment:
- the LOC137718779 gene encoding probable glycerol-3-phosphate acyltransferase 3 has translation MSGNLCSLEELSSSFQFHSKTSNISSPPEHKCSQPHATHFTFQKFKSLAHKSKVLSTKTVFFHFEEALLKSSASLFPYFMLVAFEAGGLFRAIVLFLLSPLVFLVGGELGLNIMVFLCFFGIRKDRMRVGTAVLPKFFLEDVGNEGLDVVMRCGKKVGVSEFPRVMVEGVLKDYVGVDVVVARELKVVGGYFVGLMEVKKTNCLDPNVVVLLEEVKEDSEAIGIIGCQDSFLQHGQLFSHCKEEIYMVTEAEKQNWKTLAREKYPKPLIFHDGRLAFFPTPLATLAMFMYFPLGIFICIIRFLTGMFLPHSIACPILAFTGAINTISKPKSLISPTTGSQKQRGRLYVCNHRTLLDPLYVQLAIDKPLSAVTYSLSKVNEKIAPMKTIRLTRDRERDGKTMKKLLQQGDLVVCPEGTTCREPYLLRFSPLFAELTDDIVPVAIDVKVNMFYGTCASGFKSLDPVFHLMNPQPVYTLQLLHKLPEPETCKIGGKSRFEVANHVQNEIGKAVGFECTSLTRKDKYMVLAGNDGSLKSSR, from the exons ATGTCTGGAAACCTATGCTCCCTAGAAGAACTTTCCTCCTCCTTCCAATTCCACAGCAAAACAAGCAACATATCATCCCCTCCAGAACACAAATGCAGCCAACCCCATGCAACCCACTTCACGTTTCAGAAGTTCAAATCCCTTGCTCACAAGTCCAAAGTGCTTTCAACCAAAACGGTGTTTTTCCACTTTGAGGAAGCACTTTTGAAGTCATCAGCTTCACTGTTTCCTTACTTCATGCTTGTGGCCTTTGAGGCTGGAGGGCTTTTCAGAGCTATTGTCTTGTTTCTCTTGAGCCCTCTAGTTTTTTTGGTTGGTGGAGAGTTAGGGCTaaatattatggtttttttgtgcttttttggGATTAGGAAGGATAGGATGAGGGTTGGGACTGCTGTCCTGCCCAAGTTTTTTTTGGAGGATGTTGGGAATGAAGGGCTTGATGTGGTAATGAGATGTGGGAAAAAAGTGGGAGTGAGTGAGTTTCCTAGGGTGATGGTTGAAGGGGTTTTGAAAGATTATGTTGGggttgatgttgttgttgcaAGAGAGCTCAAAGTTGTTGGTGGATACTTTGTGGGGTTGATGGAGGTAAAAAAGACTAACTGTTTGGATCCAAATGTGGTGGTTCTTTTAGAGGAGGTCAAGGAAGATTCTGAAGCCATTGGCATAATTGGTTGTCAAGATAGTTTTTTGCAGCATGGGCAACTCTTTTCTCATTGCAAG gAGGAGATTTACATGGTGACTGAAGCTGAGAAGCAAAACTGGAAAACCCTAGCAAGAGAAAAATACCCAAAACCCTTGATTTTTCATGATGGAAGATTGGCCTTCTTCCCAACCCCACTAGCCACCTTAGCCATGTTCATGTACTTCCCTCTAGGAATTTTCATCTGCATCATAAGATTCCTCACAGGCATGTTTCTCCCTCACAGCATTGCCTGTCCAATCTTAGCCTTCACAGGCGCAATCAACACAATTTCAAAACCCAAATCCCTGATTTCCCCAACAACtggttcccaaaaacaaaggggAAGACTTTATGTCTGCAACCATAGAACCCTCCTAGATCCACTCTATGTTCAACTAGCCATTGACAAACCCCTCTCTGCTGTCACATACAGTTTGAGCAAAGTCAATGAGAAAATTGCCCCCATGAAAACCATCAGATTAACTAgggatagagagagagatgggaaaaCAATGAAGAAACTGTTGCAACAAGGAGACCTTGTGGTTTGCCCAGAAGGAACAACATGCAGAGAGCCTTATCTGTTGAGGTTCAGCCCTTTGTTTGCTGAGCTCACTGATGACATTGTTCCTGTGGCCATTGATGTGAAAGTAAACATGTTTTATGGTACATGTGCAAGTGGGTTCAAAAGTTTGGATCCAGTTTTTCACTTAATGAATCCACAACCTGTTTACACCCTCCAGCTGCTTCATAAATTGCCTGAACCAGAAACATGCAAGATTGGTGGGAAATCCAGGTTTGAAGTTGCCAATCATGTACAGAATGAGATAGGTAAGGCTGTAGGGTTTGAGTGCACCAGTCTCACAAGGAAAGATAAGTACATGGTGTTGGCTGGCAATGATGGGAGCTTGAAGAGCTCAAGGTGA
- the LOC137717760 gene encoding tRNA (carboxymethyluridine(34)-5-O)-methyltransferase yields the protein MFCNVLKASRCYYLSREAFRLPTVIISSVSYSGIFSTMREVKVKGASGFCSLDSGEESQILQSESASDSHRQASLNVQFTPEIEKKYVHHVYDAIAPHFSSTRFAKWPKVANFLSSLPSGSLVLDAGCGNGKYLGFNPDCFFIGCDISAPLIKICADRGHEVLVADAVDLPYRTGFGDAAISIAVLHHLSTEGRRKKAIEELIRVVRKGGLVLITVWAVEQEDKSLVAKWTPLTEKYGEEWIGPGSPHVRSPSSRTLQSIPETEESSLGERKKESDHSATQSLQEKTSQSESYSGTSCDVKDASDQQEYFVPWHLPYHRAEVSGASACALANGLAKKDDKKGAVVYNRYYHVFNEGELERLVAGMKDAVIVDRFFDKSNWCIVLEKTL from the exons ATGTTTTGTAACGTTCTAAAAGCAAGTAGGTGCTATTATCTGTCTAGAGAGGCCTTCCGTCTTCCCACTGTGATCATTAGTAGTGTTTCTTATTCAGGAATCTTCAGTACTATGAGAGAAGTCAAGGTTAAAGGTGCGTCTGGTTTTTGTTCTCTGGATTCTGGTGAAGAATCTCAGATCCTACAATCTGAATCAGCTAGTGACAGCCATAGACAGGCATCCTTAAATGTGCAGTTCACTCCTGAAATAGAAAAGAAGTATGTCCATCATGTTTATGATGCTATAGCACCTCATTTCAGTTCAACCCGGTTTGCTAAGTGGCCAAAAGTAGCCAATTTTCTATCTTCCTTACCTTCAGGATCTCTTGTTCTTGATGCAGGATGTGGGAATGGGAAGTACTTGGGATTTAATCCTGATTGTTTTTTCATTGGATGTGATATAAGTGCTCCTCTTATCAAAATTTGTGCAGATAGAGGGCATGAAGTGTTGGTTGCAGATGCCGTAGACCTTCCATATAGAACTGGTTTTGGTGATGCAGCTATATCCATAGCTGTATTACATCATCTAAGTACGGAGGGTAGGAGGAAGAAAGCAATCGAAGAATTGATCCGAGTTGTGAGAAAGGGTGGCTTAGTTCTAATAACAGTTTGGGCTGTAGAACAAGAAGATAAATCATTAGTTGCAAAATGGACTCCACTTACCGAAAAGTATGGAGAAGAGTGGATAGGACCTGGTAGTCCTCATGTTCGTAGCCCTTCATCTCGCACATTGCAAAGCATCCCAGAAACAGAGGAGAGTAGTTTGGGAGAGCGTAAGAAAGAGTCCGACCACAGTGCTACACAGAGTTTGCAAGAGAAAACCTCTCAAAGTGAGAGTTATTCGGGGACTTCTTGTGATGTGAAAGATGCAAGCGATCAACAAGAATATTTTGTACCCTGGCACTTGCCATATCACCGTGCTGAAGTAAGTGGTGCTTCTGCTTGCGCTCTTGCAAATGGCCTTGCAAAGAAAGATGATAAAAAGGGTGCTGTTGTGTACAACAGATATTACCATGTTTTCAATGAAGGCGAGCTTGAAAG ATTAGTAGCTGGGATGAAAGATGCTGTAATCGTTGATCGATTTTTCGACAAATCGAACTGGTGCATTGTCCTCGAGAAAACGTTATGA